A genomic window from Sanguibacter antarcticus includes:
- the gndA gene encoding NADP-dependent phosphogluconate dehydrogenase: MSAPAQIGVTGLAVMGRNLARNFARHGYTVAVHNRSFAKTESLVADHGDDGTFVASESMADFVASIEQPRKVVIMVKAGGPTDAVIDELIPLLDEGDIIIDAGNAHFPDTRRREERLRGLGLHFVGTGVSGGEEGALNGPSIMPGGSEESYVTLGPILEDISAKVDGVPCCTYVGPDGAGHFVKMVHNGIEYADMQLIAEAYDLLKQGLGATAAEIGQIFAEWNTGDLESFLIEITADLLQHVDAETGSAFVDIILDQAEQKGTGRWTVQNGLDLGVPITGIAEATFARALSGSTPQRTAARGVLRAEAGTWAVEDRDAFIEDVRLALYSSKVVAYSQGFDQIAAASEEFGWNIDRGAMARIWRGGCIIRARFLNRITEAYERDENLSLLLADPHFTESVGNGVSAWRRVVSSAALNGVPTPAFSSSLAYYDGVRAERLPAALIQAQRDFFGAHTYQRVDKPGVFHTEWSLDRTETAQ, translated from the coding sequence ATGTCTGCACCTGCACAGATCGGTGTGACCGGTCTGGCTGTCATGGGCCGCAACCTCGCCCGGAACTTTGCACGGCACGGCTACACGGTCGCTGTGCACAACCGGTCGTTCGCGAAGACGGAGTCTCTCGTCGCTGATCACGGTGACGACGGCACGTTCGTCGCGTCGGAGAGCATGGCGGACTTCGTGGCCTCGATCGAGCAGCCTCGCAAGGTTGTCATCATGGTCAAGGCAGGTGGCCCGACGGACGCGGTCATCGACGAGCTCATCCCTCTTCTCGACGAGGGCGACATCATCATCGACGCAGGTAACGCGCACTTCCCCGACACCCGTCGGCGTGAAGAGCGGCTCCGGGGACTCGGTCTCCACTTCGTCGGGACCGGCGTCTCCGGCGGTGAAGAAGGCGCACTCAACGGCCCGAGCATCATGCCCGGTGGCTCCGAGGAGTCCTACGTGACGCTCGGCCCGATCCTCGAGGACATCTCAGCGAAGGTCGACGGCGTCCCCTGCTGCACCTACGTGGGTCCCGACGGGGCCGGGCACTTCGTCAAGATGGTGCACAACGGCATCGAGTATGCCGACATGCAGCTCATCGCGGAGGCGTACGACCTCCTTAAGCAGGGCCTCGGCGCCACGGCAGCCGAGATCGGCCAGATCTTCGCCGAGTGGAACACCGGCGACCTCGAGTCGTTCCTCATCGAGATCACGGCAGACCTCCTCCAGCACGTCGACGCCGAGACCGGCTCCGCGTTCGTCGACATCATCCTCGACCAGGCAGAGCAGAAGGGCACCGGCCGGTGGACCGTGCAGAACGGTCTCGATCTCGGGGTCCCCATCACGGGCATCGCCGAGGCGACCTTCGCGCGAGCCCTGTCCGGGTCAACCCCCCAGCGCACCGCGGCTCGCGGAGTTCTTCGTGCCGAGGCCGGCACATGGGCCGTCGAAGACCGTGACGCATTCATCGAGGACGTGCGGCTCGCCCTGTACTCCTCGAAGGTGGTCGCCTACTCCCAGGGGTTCGACCAGATCGCTGCCGCCTCGGAGGAGTTCGGCTGGAACATCGACCGCGGCGCCATGGCGCGCATCTGGCGGGGTGGCTGCATCATCCGTGCGCGCTTCCTCAACCGCATCACCGAGGCCTACGAGCGTGACGAGAACCTCTCGCTGCTGCTCGCGGACCCGCACTTCACCGAGTCGGTCGGCAACGGCGTCTCGGCCTGGCGCCGCGTCGTCTCCTCCGCCGCCCTCAACGGTGTGCCCACGCCGGCCTTCTCGTCGTCGCTCGCGTACTACGACGGGGTGCGCGCCGAGCGTCTGCCGGCCGCGCTCATCCAGGCGCAGCGAGACTTCTTCGGTGCGCACACCTACCAGCGCGTGGACAAGCCCGGTGTGTTCCACACCGAGTGGTCCCTCGACCGCACGGAGACTGCCCAGTGA